The Tautonia plasticadhaerens nucleotide sequence GCAGCGACCGGAACGCATCCCCCCGCCGGAGACCGCGATGAGACCGGGCCCAGAGTTCGAGCACCCGCCGCAGCTCGTCGAGGTGCCGGGCACGCTCCCCGGACCGCGTCACCGAGACGGCCAGGGCGGCCTTGGCCAGTCGCTGGCTGAGCATCCGCTGACGTCCGGCGACGTTAATCACCGGCGCGTCGGACATCAGGCGGATCATCGAGGGTTGGACCAGGAGCCGATCCGCCAGCAGCAGCGCCGCGATCAACCCCATCGCCAGCCAGGCCGGTCGACTCGGCGGGCCTGGGGGCCGGCCTGCCTCGGAGATCGCGCCCGTCCGGTTTCGCCTGCGGATCATGTTCGCTCAACGGTCGTCGTCGAGGTGAAGGCGGACTCGAACGCACACCGCAACTCCCGAACACCACGAGATCGCCATCGAAGGATTTCAGGTCAAAGGATCACCTCCCTGATCACGTGGCCTTCCACATTCGTCAGGCGGCGTTGCACGCCGTTATGCTCGAACGTCAACGCCTCGTGATCCAGGCCGAGGAGGTGAAGGATGGTGGCGTTGAAGTCGTAGAGGGTGGTGACGTCTCCCACCGCCTTCCTGCCGAGTTCGTCGGTGATTCCATGACTGGCGCCCGGGCGGACGCCGGCGCCAGCCAGCCAGCAGGTGAAACCGTCGGGGTTGTGGTCGCGGCCCCGCGACCCTTTCTGGAACATGGGCATTCGGCCGAATTCGGTGCACCAGACGACCAGCGTCTCCTGGAGCAGCCCCCGTTGCTTCAGGTCGCGGATGAGTGCCGCGGCGGGCTGGTCGAGGATGGCCGCGTGCCGGTCGTACTGCTCCTTGAGCCGGTCATGCCCGTCCCAATTCAACTCACCGCCGCTCGCGTAGGCGCCGTTGAACAGCTGGACGAATCGCACCCCGCGTTCGATGAGCCGGCGGGCCAGGATGCAGTTGCGGGCGAACGCGGCCTTGAGCGGGTTGGACGCGTCGTCGGCGCCGTAGTGCCTCAGCACGTGGCCGGGCTCGTCGGAGAGGTCGCCGGTCTCCGGCAGGCTAAGTTGCATCCGGGCGGCGAGCTCGTAACTCGCGATGCGGGCCGCGAGCTTCTCGTCGCCCGGATGCCGCTGGAGGTGTCGCCGGTTCATCCGTCGCAGCAGCTCCCGGGCGGCGTCGTCGTCCGAGGTCCGCACCCCATCGGGAGGAGTGAGGTGGCGTACCGGGCCGGACGCGTCGAGTGGCGTCCCCTGGTACACGGCCGGCAGGAAGCCCGGACCCCAATTGTTCGAACCGGCCTGCGGAACGCCCCGGGGGTCGGGGATGGCGACGAAGGCCGGCAGGTCCTGGCTCTCGCTGCCGAGCGCGAAGCCGGCCCAGGCGCCGAGGCTCGGGAAGCCGTCGAGCACCGAGCCGGTCGAGAGGAAGTTCTCGGCCGGCCCGTGCGTGTTGCTCGCGCTGGTCAGCGAATGCACGAAGGCGATCTCGTCAGTCAGCCCGGCGAGGTGCGGGATCAGGTCGGAGACCATCTTGCCCGACTGCCCCCTCGGGCGGAACCGATACTGGGGCCGGGCCAGGTCGCCCGCGGGGCCCTGGAACGTCACCGCCGGCCCGTCCTCCAGCGGCCGGCCGTCGTGCTTGATCAATTCCGGCTTGTAGTCCCAGGTCTCGAGCTGACTCACGGCGCCCGCGCAGAAGATGACGACGACGTTTTTCGCCTTCGCCGGGAAGTGCGGCGGCCTCGGGGCGAACGGCCGGGCCGGATCGATGCTCGGGCTGTCGGCGGCGAGGAGTCCGTCGCGGCGGAGCAGGCTGGCCAGCGCGATCGAGCCCAACGCCGTGGCCGACCGGGAGAGGAAATGCCGCC carries:
- a CDS encoding DUF1501 domain-containing protein; its protein translation is MPSSDRVSPAGRLLLDRRHFLSRSATALGSIALASLLRRDGLLAADSPSIDPARPFAPRPPHFPAKAKNVVVIFCAGAVSQLETWDYKPELIKHDGRPLEDGPAVTFQGPAGDLARPQYRFRPRGQSGKMVSDLIPHLAGLTDEIAFVHSLTSASNTHGPAENFLSTGSVLDGFPSLGAWAGFALGSESQDLPAFVAIPDPRGVPQAGSNNWGPGFLPAVYQGTPLDASGPVRHLTPPDGVRTSDDDAARELLRRMNRRHLQRHPGDEKLAARIASYELAARMQLSLPETGDLSDEPGHVLRHYGADDASNPLKAAFARNCILARRLIERGVRFVQLFNGAYASGGELNWDGHDRLKEQYDRHAAILDQPAAALIRDLKQRGLLQETLVVWCTEFGRMPMFQKGSRGRDHNPDGFTCWLAGAGVRPGASHGITDELGRKAVGDVTTLYDFNATILHLLGLDHEALTFEHNGVQRRLTNVEGHVIREVIL